A genomic region of Rhodococcus pyridinivorans contains the following coding sequences:
- a CDS encoding TetR/AcrR family transcriptional regulator C-terminal domain-containing protein, translating into MQLRRGDVLDGAMAILDEYGLGDLTMRKLASSLGVQPGALYWHFPNKQTLLGAMADRILDGVDEPPASDVWDDALSELAHRFRAALLAHRDGAELVASSYASRLTTSRARDAFVATAERAGLSRAYAELTGYALLHYVLGHTVDEQSRAQLEQLGALTRAPLSPDVATEQPAEADDDLLDGDPAVRFEFGLRLFVDGIRARLETRATS; encoded by the coding sequence GTGCAGTTGCGACGCGGCGACGTCCTCGACGGCGCCATGGCGATCCTCGACGAGTACGGGCTCGGCGACCTGACGATGCGCAAGCTCGCGTCGTCGCTCGGCGTCCAGCCCGGTGCGTTGTACTGGCACTTCCCGAACAAGCAGACCCTGCTCGGCGCCATGGCGGACCGCATCCTCGATGGTGTCGACGAGCCGCCCGCGAGCGATGTCTGGGACGACGCCCTCTCCGAGCTGGCGCACCGTTTCCGCGCCGCGCTGCTCGCCCATCGCGACGGCGCCGAACTCGTCGCCTCGAGCTACGCCTCCCGGCTGACCACTTCCCGGGCCCGCGACGCCTTCGTGGCCACCGCCGAACGTGCGGGTCTGTCCCGGGCGTACGCAGAACTGACCGGCTACGCGCTGCTGCACTACGTGCTCGGCCACACCGTCGACGAGCAGTCCCGCGCGCAACTCGAGCAACTCGGTGCGCTCACGCGCGCACCTCTCTCCCCCGATGTCGCGACCGAACAGCCGGCCGAGGCCGACGACGACCTGCTCGACGGCGACCCCGCCGTCCGGTTCGAATTCGGTCTGCGGTTGTTCGTCGACGGCATCCGCGCACGTCTGGAGACCCGTGCGACATCCTGA
- the bioB gene encoding biotin synthase BioB, whose amino-acid sequence MTQEPARTDILDIARDQVLRRGIGFDRDQTLEVLQLPDDRIDDLLAVAHDVRMAWCGPEVEVEGIISLKTGGCPEDCHFCSQSGLFASPVRAARLDIPSLVEAAKQTAKTGATEFCIVAAVRGPDERLLAQVAAGIEAIRNEVDIQIACSLGMLTQEQVDRLVAMGVHRYNHNLETARSHFPNVVTTHTWEERFETLRMVREAGMEVCCGGILGMGETVEQRAEFAADLAALEPDEVPLNFLNPRPGTPFGDLEVLPATEALKAVAAFRLALPRTILRFAGGREITLGDLGAQKGILGGINAVIVGNYLTTLGRPAETDLDLLGELKMPIKALGETI is encoded by the coding sequence GTGACCCAGGAGCCCGCCCGCACCGACATCCTCGACATCGCTCGCGACCAGGTGCTCCGTCGCGGCATCGGTTTCGACCGCGACCAGACCCTCGAGGTCCTGCAGCTGCCGGACGATCGCATCGACGACCTGCTGGCGGTCGCCCACGACGTGCGCATGGCGTGGTGCGGACCGGAGGTCGAGGTCGAGGGGATCATCAGCCTCAAGACCGGTGGCTGCCCAGAGGACTGCCATTTCTGCTCGCAGTCCGGCCTGTTCGCCTCCCCGGTGCGGGCCGCCCGGCTCGACATCCCGTCGCTCGTCGAGGCCGCGAAGCAGACCGCCAAGACCGGAGCCACCGAGTTCTGCATCGTCGCGGCCGTACGCGGACCCGACGAACGCCTCCTCGCGCAGGTCGCGGCCGGTATCGAGGCGATCCGCAACGAGGTCGACATCCAGATCGCGTGCTCGCTCGGCATGCTCACCCAGGAACAGGTCGACCGACTCGTCGCGATGGGTGTGCACCGCTACAACCACAACCTCGAGACCGCCCGCTCGCACTTCCCGAATGTCGTCACCACCCACACCTGGGAGGAGCGCTTCGAGACGCTGCGCATGGTCCGCGAGGCGGGTATGGAGGTGTGCTGCGGAGGCATCCTCGGAATGGGTGAAACCGTCGAGCAGCGAGCCGAATTCGCAGCCGACCTCGCGGCGCTCGAACCCGACGAGGTGCCGCTGAATTTCCTCAATCCGCGCCCCGGCACCCCTTTCGGGGATCTCGAGGTGCTGCCCGCCACCGAGGCGCTCAAGGCGGTGGCGGCCTTCCGATTGGCGTTGCCGCGCACCATCCTCCGGTTCGCCGGTGGCCGCGAGATCACGCTCGGCGACCTCGGCGCGCAGAAGGGGATCCTCGGCGGGATCAACGCCGTCATCGTCGGCAACTACCTCACCACGCTCGGCCGACCGGCAGAGACCGACCTCGATCTGCTCGGCGAACTCAAGATGCCGATCAAGGCCCTCGGCGAGACGATCTGA
- a CDS encoding GNAT family N-acetyltransferase, which produces MLNTRLLPLRNDRAQLRAMIGDDAAAYAAGTADPLVRRYAHLPEPAYTEASVAALIDGAIRHGLERGDLAVLTIADPETDRFAGSLVLFDIADEEAEVGFWLHPHGRGEGLAADALELAAELARRSGLLRLTARTLPENEASQRVLERCGYIRGDRTRTVTPSGAEALAVHYSRDLG; this is translated from the coding sequence ATGCTGAATACTCGACTGCTGCCGTTACGCAACGACCGAGCACAGCTGCGGGCGATGATCGGCGACGACGCGGCCGCCTACGCCGCCGGGACGGCAGATCCACTCGTGCGCCGGTACGCGCACCTGCCCGAACCGGCGTATACGGAAGCGTCCGTCGCAGCGTTGATAGACGGCGCGATTCGGCACGGGCTGGAGCGCGGAGATCTGGCCGTACTGACGATCGCCGATCCGGAGACCGATCGCTTTGCCGGTAGCCTGGTGTTGTTCGACATCGCCGACGAGGAGGCAGAAGTCGGATTCTGGTTGCATCCGCACGGTCGTGGGGAAGGGCTCGCTGCCGATGCACTCGAACTTGCGGCCGAGCTCGCGCGGCGCAGCGGATTACTTCGCCTGACCGCGCGCACCCTCCCCGAGAACGAAGCATCACAGCGCGTGCTCGAGCGGTGTGGTTACATCCGCGGTGACCGAACCCGGACCGTCACTCCGTCGGGGGCGGAAGCCCTCGCCGTGCACTACTCACGGGATCTCGGATGA
- a CDS encoding DUF488 domain-containing protein, whose product MSADTRVLWTIGHWTCPQSVLLDTLTSADIELVVDVRKMPGSRRSPQFDADEMPSWLDSAGIGYLHLTELGGRRPKQKGIDPAVNAGWKNASFKNYADYTLTDDFEAGLERLTELAEHRHVAIMCGEPMPWRCHRLLIANTLAARGWTVVHLVNNAKPRQHELGQWGATPSVGSDGIVTYPAEERELP is encoded by the coding sequence ATGAGTGCCGACACCCGCGTCCTGTGGACCATCGGCCACTGGACGTGCCCGCAGTCCGTCCTGCTCGACACGCTGACCTCGGCCGACATCGAACTCGTCGTCGACGTGCGGAAGATGCCCGGTTCGCGCCGCAGCCCGCAGTTCGACGCCGACGAGATGCCGTCCTGGCTCGACAGCGCCGGGATCGGCTATCTGCACCTCACCGAACTCGGTGGCAGGCGCCCCAAGCAGAAGGGCATCGATCCGGCCGTCAACGCGGGCTGGAAGAACGCGAGTTTCAAGAACTACGCCGATTACACCCTCACCGACGACTTCGAGGCCGGATTGGAGCGCCTTACCGAACTGGCCGAGCATCGGCACGTCGCGATCATGTGCGGCGAGCCGATGCCGTGGCGCTGTCACCGACTGTTGATCGCGAACACCCTCGCCGCACGGGGATGGACCGTCGTGCATCTCGTCAACAACGCGAAGCCGCGACAGCACGAACTGGGACAGTGGGGCGCGACGCCGTCGGTGGGTTCCGACGGGATCGTGACCTATCCTGCCGAAGAACGTGAGCTCCCGTAG
- a CDS encoding maleylpyruvate isomerase family mycothiol-dependent enzyme — MNVDDIWNTIDEQRARTADLLEQLTEDEWRRPSLCEGWTVRDVAAHLTLQQLTVVDFVRMVVRHRGGVNTIIRESSRDRARRPTQELIADLRGMIGSRRHNVGITPLEAMIDLLVHGQDIAVPLQLDLPMPPDAAAAGASRMWSTRGTGKARVFADVPLDGFRFSATDTEWSSGSGPEVRGPISAILLLLSGRRAGLSRLEGDGAGELRRRLAHA, encoded by the coding sequence ATGAACGTCGACGACATCTGGAACACCATCGACGAGCAGCGCGCACGAACTGCAGACCTGCTGGAACAACTGACCGAGGACGAGTGGCGCCGGCCGTCGCTGTGCGAGGGCTGGACCGTGCGCGACGTCGCCGCGCACCTCACGTTGCAGCAGCTCACCGTGGTCGATTTCGTCCGGATGGTCGTGCGTCATCGCGGCGGGGTGAACACGATCATCCGCGAGTCCTCTCGCGACCGTGCCCGGCGACCGACGCAGGAGTTGATCGCCGACCTCCGGGGAATGATCGGCTCCCGGCGGCACAATGTGGGCATCACCCCGCTCGAGGCCATGATCGATCTGCTCGTCCACGGTCAGGACATCGCGGTGCCGTTGCAGCTCGACCTGCCGATGCCACCGGATGCCGCGGCGGCGGGGGCCAGTCGGATGTGGTCCACCCGCGGCACCGGGAAGGCCCGGGTCTTCGCCGACGTCCCGCTCGACGGATTCCGTTTCAGCGCAACCGATACCGAGTGGTCCTCCGGTTCCGGACCCGAGGTGCGGGGACCGATCTCCGCGATCCTGCTGCTGCTCTCGGGCCGTCGCGCGGGGTTGTCCCGATTGGAGGGCGACGGCGCCGGCGAACTGCGCCGCCGGCTGGCGCACGCGTGA
- a CDS encoding SDR family NAD(P)-dependent oxidoreductase, which produces MKTQPTTASPATPGVRPRTWLITGASRGLGREFARAALSRGDNVVAVSRSIESADLPRDPERLLRLPADVTDRTAVFAAFDTAREHFGGLDIVVDNAGTMAYGFVEEFTEEQARAQFETNFFGAMWVSQAAMAAFRSRGRGHLVQISSIGGVLSGPGTGLYSASKFALEGLSEALAVEAAHFGIDVTIVEPGGYRTDLYTTMTVSTPRSDYDSLRAEIEKQSASTSIDSHPALAARALLEVVDADRPPRRIVLGNAVLDAAVAATREKIATWLEWESVSRAAEDAVPALESVSGERSAI; this is translated from the coding sequence TTGAAGACCCAACCGACGACCGCGTCCCCCGCCACCCCCGGCGTCCGTCCCCGCACCTGGTTGATCACCGGCGCGAGCCGCGGCCTGGGCAGGGAGTTCGCCCGTGCGGCGCTGTCGAGAGGCGACAACGTCGTGGCCGTCTCCCGATCGATCGAATCGGCCGATCTCCCCCGGGATCCGGAACGTCTCCTCCGACTCCCGGCCGACGTCACCGATCGCACGGCGGTGTTCGCCGCTTTCGACACCGCCCGCGAGCATTTCGGAGGCCTCGACATCGTCGTCGACAACGCGGGCACCATGGCCTACGGATTCGTCGAGGAGTTCACCGAGGAGCAGGCGCGTGCACAGTTCGAGACGAACTTCTTCGGAGCGATGTGGGTCAGCCAGGCCGCCATGGCGGCCTTCCGGAGCCGAGGACGCGGGCATCTCGTGCAGATCTCGAGCATCGGGGGCGTACTGAGCGGGCCCGGCACAGGGCTGTACAGCGCGAGCAAGTTCGCCCTCGAAGGACTCAGTGAAGCCCTGGCCGTCGAGGCCGCGCATTTCGGCATCGACGTCACGATCGTCGAACCGGGCGGCTACCGGACCGATCTCTACACCACCATGACGGTGAGCACTCCGCGATCGGACTACGACTCGCTGCGAGCCGAGATCGAAAAGCAGAGCGCGTCCACGAGCATCGACAGCCACCCCGCCCTGGCCGCGCGGGCACTGCTCGAGGTCGTCGATGCCGACCGGCCACCTCGACGCATCGTCCTGGGCAATGCCGTCCTGGATGCGGCCGTGGCCGCCACCCGGGAGAAGATTGCCACCTGGCTCGAGTGGGAGTCGGTGAGCCGTGCCGCGGAAGATGCCGTACCGGCATTGGAATCCGTGAGTGGGGAGCGATCCGCGATCTAG
- a CDS encoding TetR/AcrR family transcriptional regulator, with amino-acid sequence MPPRPETGHSRRNPASRKAILDAAFGLVAEVGYSKLGIEAIAARAGVGKQTIYRWWPSKGAVLLDAYLAHTQGDAGDEAALPDTGDLRADLVAVLQATVAELRDPTFAVPLRALTVAVLEDPELAAEYEHRLDAPMRDMKKARLRAAQSAGQLPDDLDLGVAVDMLFAPVAQKWSTTGEPPSEDYVRTLVETVLAGLTRSAEGIPSSSM; translated from the coding sequence ATGCCCCCACGCCCCGAAACCGGACACTCCCGGCGGAACCCCGCCTCGCGGAAAGCGATCCTCGATGCCGCTTTCGGCCTGGTCGCCGAGGTCGGCTACTCGAAACTCGGTATCGAGGCGATCGCCGCCCGGGCCGGCGTGGGGAAGCAGACGATCTATCGCTGGTGGCCGTCGAAAGGAGCCGTCCTCCTCGACGCGTATCTGGCACACACGCAGGGCGATGCCGGAGACGAGGCCGCGCTGCCCGACACCGGCGACCTCCGCGCGGACCTCGTCGCGGTGCTGCAGGCCACCGTGGCGGAGCTGCGTGATCCGACGTTCGCCGTCCCCCTGCGAGCGTTGACCGTGGCGGTACTCGAAGACCCCGAACTCGCAGCGGAATACGAACACCGCCTCGACGCGCCGATGCGGGACATGAAGAAGGCCAGGCTTCGGGCCGCGCAGAGTGCGGGGCAACTGCCGGACGACCTCGATCTCGGTGTCGCCGTGGACATGCTGTTCGCGCCTGTCGCCCAGAAATGGTCGACCACCGGCGAACCCCCGTCGGAGGACTACGTCCGCACACTGGTCGAGACCGTCCTCGCCGGCCTGACGCGCTCGGCCGAGGGCATCCCGTCTTCGAGCATGTAA
- a CDS encoding NUDIX hydrolase, which produces MTHGNTRHEVLIAVFQVRRFPDASGALREEPELGVLLWQRALDPQVGTWSLPGGQLRNDEDLTTSARRQLAEKVDVRKVAHLEQLSVFSDPDRVPGPRTIASTYLGLIPLTSDPQLPSDTAWHPVSDLPAMSFDHGVMVANAHARLAAKLSYTNIAFGLAPAEFSMSTLRDIYCAALGYEVDATNLQRVLARRNVLTRTGNTAPSGKAGGRPPALYRFTDSRLRVTDEFAALRPPV; this is translated from the coding sequence ATGACACATGGTAACACCCGTCACGAAGTGCTCATCGCCGTGTTCCAGGTTCGCCGCTTCCCGGACGCCTCGGGAGCCCTCCGCGAGGAGCCCGAACTCGGGGTGCTGCTGTGGCAGCGGGCCCTCGATCCGCAGGTCGGCACGTGGTCGCTCCCCGGCGGCCAACTACGCAACGACGAGGACCTCACGACGTCGGCGAGACGGCAACTGGCGGAGAAGGTCGACGTCCGCAAGGTCGCGCACCTCGAACAGCTGTCGGTCTTCTCCGACCCGGATCGGGTGCCGGGACCGCGCACGATCGCGTCGACCTATCTCGGTCTGATCCCCCTCACCTCGGATCCCCAGCTGCCGTCCGATACGGCCTGGCATCCGGTCTCGGACCTTCCCGCGATGTCCTTCGACCACGGGGTGATGGTGGCGAACGCCCATGCGCGCCTTGCCGCGAAGCTGTCGTACACGAACATCGCATTCGGCCTCGCACCGGCGGAGTTCTCGATGTCCACGCTGCGCGACATCTATTGCGCTGCATTGGGTTACGAGGTGGATGCCACCAATCTCCAACGGGTGCTGGCGCGCCGGAACGTGCTCACCCGCACCGGCAACACCGCACCGTCCGGCAAAGCGGGAGGTCGCCCCCCGGCGCTCTACCGCTTCACCGATTCCAGGCTGCGCGTGACGGACGAATTCGCCGCCCTGCGACCGCCGGTGTGA
- the nadA gene encoding quinolinate synthase NadA: protein MTTTEWAGAATIVDGPGGYTGVEATPEWAEEVRRLARERNATLLAHNYQLPAIQDVADHVGDSLALSRIAAEAEEDTIVFCGVHFMAETAKILSPNKTVLIPDERAGCSLADSITADQLREWKADHPDAVVVSYVNTTAEVKGLTDICCTSSNAVDVVASIDPDREVLFLPDQFLGAHVKRVTGRENMHIWAGECHVHAGINGDELAAQAKAHPDADLFVHPECGCATSALYLAGEGFVPDDKVRILSTGGMIDAARETGAKQVLVATEVGMLHQLRKAAPGIDFQAVNDRASCPYMKMITPAALLRCLQEGRDEVHVAADVAERARLSVQRMIAIGNPGSGE from the coding sequence ATGACCACGACCGAGTGGGCGGGAGCCGCCACCATCGTCGACGGCCCCGGCGGATACACGGGCGTCGAGGCGACGCCGGAGTGGGCCGAGGAGGTCCGCCGGTTGGCCCGTGAGCGCAACGCCACGCTGCTCGCGCACAACTACCAGCTTCCCGCGATCCAGGACGTCGCCGACCACGTCGGCGACTCGCTCGCGCTCTCGCGTATCGCCGCCGAGGCCGAGGAGGACACCATCGTCTTCTGCGGCGTGCACTTCATGGCCGAGACCGCGAAGATCCTCAGCCCGAACAAGACGGTGCTCATCCCCGACGAGCGCGCCGGCTGCTCGCTCGCCGACTCGATCACCGCCGACCAGCTGCGCGAGTGGAAGGCCGACCACCCCGACGCCGTGGTGGTCTCGTACGTCAACACCACCGCCGAGGTCAAAGGCCTGACCGACATCTGCTGCACGTCCTCGAACGCCGTCGACGTCGTCGCGTCCATCGACCCCGACCGCGAGGTGCTGTTCCTGCCCGACCAGTTCCTCGGCGCCCATGTCAAGCGCGTCACCGGTCGCGAGAACATGCACATCTGGGCTGGGGAGTGCCACGTGCACGCGGGCATCAACGGCGACGAGCTCGCCGCGCAGGCCAAGGCGCACCCCGACGCCGACCTGTTCGTCCACCCCGAGTGCGGTTGCGCCACCTCGGCGCTGTATCTCGCCGGGGAGGGCTTCGTGCCCGACGACAAGGTCAGAATCCTGTCCACCGGCGGGATGATCGACGCCGCCCGGGAGACCGGCGCGAAGCAGGTCCTCGTCGCCACCGAGGTCGGCATGCTGCACCAGCTCCGCAAGGCCGCGCCCGGCATCGACTTCCAGGCGGTCAACGACCGGGCGTCGTGCCCCTACATGAAGATGATCACGCCCGCCGCGCTGCTGCGCTGCCTGCAGGAGGGACGCGACGAGGTCCACGTCGCAGCCGACGTCGCCGAGCGGGCACGCCTGTCGGTGCAGCGCATGATCGCCATCGGCAACCCGGGCAGCGGCGAGTGA
- a CDS encoding L-aspartate oxidase: MTTAITVAWEDHADLVVVGGGVAGLTAARAASRRGARVLMVSKGGPTDTATQYAQGGIAVVAPVGDSVDAHVADTLAAGGGLCDEDAVRSIVTAGPDAVTALRDLGAVFDTAGDGDIARTREGGHSTRRIIHAGGDATGAEVQRALGTAVQRALGAAGLPVLFGAAAARILTDARGVTGLLVLDERGFGVVHTPAVLLATGGLGQLYACSTNPPGATADGIALALAAGAGVADLEFVQFHPTVLFAEGGTGRRPLISEAVRGEGARLVDSRGRSITEGVHPLGDLAPRDVVSRAIAERLTALGEDHVYLDARHLDGFATRFPTITAMCADAGLDPARDLLPVAPAAHYSCGGVVTDVHGRTRIPGLYAAGEVARTGLHGANRLASNSLLEGLVLGERAGMAAAIERAGTRVETDGIPAVASAVCDRTVLQQLMTRHALVVRDANGLAAAAVELDRMSVAASCTDADRLEDSALTVTARALLLAAQRRTESRGCHTRSDRPDTDPTQARSLELRIDDDGKLSFTTPELTGVN; encoded by the coding sequence GTGACCACCGCCATCACGGTCGCGTGGGAGGACCACGCCGACCTGGTGGTCGTCGGGGGTGGCGTCGCCGGTCTCACGGCCGCGCGCGCGGCCTCCCGGCGCGGCGCACGGGTGCTCATGGTGAGCAAAGGGGGCCCCACCGACACGGCCACCCAGTACGCCCAGGGCGGCATCGCCGTGGTGGCGCCGGTGGGCGACAGCGTCGACGCCCACGTCGCCGACACCCTCGCCGCGGGCGGAGGACTGTGCGACGAGGACGCGGTGCGCTCGATCGTCACCGCCGGCCCCGACGCCGTCACCGCCCTGCGTGACCTCGGAGCGGTGTTCGACACCGCCGGAGACGGCGACATCGCCCGCACCCGCGAGGGTGGGCACAGCACCCGCCGCATCATCCACGCCGGTGGCGACGCGACCGGCGCCGAAGTTCAGCGCGCCCTCGGCACGGCGGTCCAGCGCGCCCTCGGCGCGGCGGGTCTGCCCGTCCTGTTCGGCGCCGCTGCCGCCCGGATCCTCACCGATGCGCGGGGCGTCACCGGACTGCTCGTCCTCGACGAGCGCGGGTTCGGCGTCGTCCACACCCCGGCCGTGTTGCTCGCGACCGGTGGCCTCGGGCAGCTGTACGCGTGCAGCACGAATCCGCCCGGCGCCACGGCCGACGGCATCGCGCTGGCCCTGGCCGCCGGCGCCGGTGTCGCCGACCTCGAATTCGTCCAGTTCCACCCGACCGTGCTGTTCGCGGAAGGCGGCACCGGACGTCGGCCGCTCATCAGCGAAGCAGTGCGCGGGGAGGGAGCACGATTGGTCGACTCCCGCGGCCGATCGATCACCGAGGGTGTGCATCCGCTCGGCGACCTCGCACCCCGAGACGTCGTCTCGCGGGCCATCGCCGAGCGACTCACTGCACTCGGTGAGGATCACGTGTACCTCGACGCCCGTCACCTCGACGGCTTTGCCACGCGTTTTCCGACCATCACGGCGATGTGTGCCGACGCCGGTCTCGATCCGGCCCGTGATCTGCTGCCGGTCGCTCCCGCCGCGCACTATTCGTGCGGCGGTGTCGTGACCGATGTGCACGGCCGCACCCGCATTCCCGGTCTGTACGCGGCCGGTGAGGTGGCACGTACCGGCCTGCACGGCGCGAACCGGCTCGCCTCCAACAGCCTTCTCGAAGGGCTCGTCCTCGGCGAGCGCGCGGGGATGGCCGCGGCGATCGAACGGGCCGGAACGCGTGTCGAGACCGACGGCATTCCCGCCGTCGCCTCGGCCGTCTGTGATCGGACGGTGCTGCAGCAGCTCATGACCCGGCACGCGCTGGTCGTGCGCGACGCGAACGGACTGGCCGCTGCCGCAGTCGAACTCGACAGGATGAGCGTCGCAGCAAGCTGTACCGACGCCGATCGGCTCGAGGACTCGGCCCTCACCGTCACCGCGCGGGCCCTGCTGCTCGCGGCGCAGCGCCGCACCGAATCGCGGGGATGCCACACCCGCAGCGACCGTCCGGACACCGACCCGACGCAGGCACGCAGCCTCGAACTGCGCATCGACGATGACGGCAAGTTGTCCTTCACCACACCGGAACTGACAGGAGTCAACTGA
- the nadC gene encoding carboxylating nicotinate-nucleotide diphosphorylase, with translation MTTALPDGLDLAETRELVRKALDEDLRYGADVTTDATVPADAVATASVVARQAGTLAGLDVGLLVLDEVIGADHYRVLDRRSDGERVLPGDSVLTVEAPTRGLLTAERTMLNLLCHLSGIATATSHWVDAVTGTEAKIRDSRKTLPGMRALQKYAVRMGGGVNHRMGLGDEALIKDNHVAAAGSVVAALRAVREHAPDIACEVEVDTLEQFDEVLAENVELILLDNFPLWQTQIAVQRRNTHAPQTRLESSGGLSLDVAADYARTGVDFLAVGALTHSVTVLDFGLDM, from the coding sequence ATGACCACCGCCCTGCCCGACGGACTCGACCTCGCCGAGACCCGCGAGCTGGTCCGGAAGGCGCTCGACGAGGATCTACGCTACGGAGCGGACGTCACCACCGACGCCACCGTGCCCGCCGACGCCGTCGCCACTGCCTCGGTGGTCGCGCGGCAGGCCGGCACCCTCGCCGGTCTCGATGTCGGTCTGCTCGTCCTCGACGAGGTCATCGGCGCCGATCACTACCGCGTGCTCGATCGCAGGTCCGACGGCGAGCGCGTGCTGCCCGGGGATTCGGTCCTGACCGTCGAGGCGCCGACCCGCGGCCTGCTCACCGCCGAGCGCACGATGCTCAATCTCCTGTGTCACCTGTCGGGCATCGCGACGGCGACCTCGCACTGGGTCGATGCGGTGACGGGCACCGAGGCGAAGATCCGCGACAGCCGCAAGACACTGCCGGGAATGCGCGCGCTGCAGAAGTACGCGGTGCGGATGGGTGGCGGCGTCAACCACCGCATGGGGCTCGGCGACGAGGCGCTGATCAAGGACAACCATGTCGCGGCGGCCGGTTCGGTGGTCGCGGCGCTGCGAGCCGTCCGCGAGCATGCCCCCGACATCGCGTGCGAGGTGGAGGTCGACACCCTCGAACAGTTCGACGAGGTGCTCGCCGAGAACGTCGAGTTGATCCTGCTCGACAACTTCCCGCTGTGGCAGACGCAGATCGCGGTGCAGCGGCGCAACACCCACGCGCCGCAGACACGACTCGAATCCTCCGGCGGCCTGTCCCTCGATGTCGCCGCGGACTACGCGCGCACGGGCGTCGACTTCCTCGCGGTGGGTGCGCTCACCCACTCTGTGACCGTCCTGGACTTCGGCCTCGACATGTGA